A stretch of Methylogaea oryzae DNA encodes these proteins:
- a CDS encoding type IV pilus assembly protein FimV has product MPKPLKYASAALGLLAPMAAHALNVGEMEVRSALDRRFEAEIPLALEAGESAKNLRAGLGSPEAFAEAKIPRPAYLSDFRFELAEKNGRPVLRISSEHAVKETYLTLLLQLESPKGTLLRKFNVVLDPPSPQRNNAVSTAAAPQTAVPTRRYGPVKHGDSLWTIAKRVSKDQRIPLTQAIALLHDANPQAFVNGQRNAIKLGAVLNLPMRPNPAKPGNPPSAQPRPEASLKLLGPQENRPPQSAAEAAMREKMEATAAQKALKLAEEAQQESDDNRSYLARLEQQMAKLRQSLMSNAAKPAAAAAPPAPAKVAAAAAPALPTPKPARAAAAASKPADKAKDGKRKARQRRQASSRDAAKKS; this is encoded by the coding sequence ATGCCAAAACCGCTGAAATACGCCTCGGCCGCGCTGGGGCTGCTCGCCCCAATGGCCGCCCACGCGCTGAATGTGGGGGAAATGGAAGTCCGCTCAGCCCTCGACCGGCGTTTCGAAGCGGAGATCCCCCTCGCTCTGGAAGCCGGCGAATCGGCGAAAAACCTGCGCGCGGGTCTCGGCTCCCCGGAGGCGTTCGCCGAGGCGAAAATTCCGCGCCCCGCCTATTTATCGGATTTCCGCTTCGAGCTGGCCGAAAAAAACGGCCGGCCGGTATTGCGAATCAGCTCGGAACACGCGGTAAAAGAAACCTACCTGACATTGCTGCTGCAATTGGAAAGCCCCAAGGGCACGCTGCTGCGTAAATTCAACGTGGTGCTGGATCCGCCGTCGCCGCAACGCAACAACGCCGTCAGCACGGCGGCGGCTCCGCAAACGGCCGTCCCTACCCGCCGCTACGGGCCGGTGAAACACGGCGACTCGCTGTGGACCATCGCCAAGCGGGTAAGCAAGGATCAGCGTATCCCTTTGACCCAAGCCATCGCCCTCCTGCACGACGCCAACCCGCAGGCTTTCGTCAACGGTCAAAGAAACGCCATCAAACTGGGCGCGGTATTGAATCTGCCCATGCGGCCCAACCCGGCGAAACCCGGCAACCCGCCGTCGGCTCAGCCCCGCCCCGAAGCCTCGCTCAAACTGCTCGGCCCCCAGGAGAATCGGCCGCCCCAATCCGCCGCCGAAGCCGCCATGCGGGAAAAAATGGAGGCGACGGCGGCCCAGAAGGCGCTGAAGCTGGCGGAAGAAGCGCAGCAGGAAAGCGACGACAACCGCTCCTACCTGGCGCGGCTCGAACAGCAAATGGCGAAGTTGCGGCAAAGCCTGATGAGCAACGCGGCAAAACCGGCTGCTGCTGCGGCTCCGCCCGCCCCGGCCAAGGTCGCCGCGGCGGCTGCGCCGGCCCTCCCGACGCCGAAGCCGGCCCGTGCGGCGGCGGCCGCGTCGAAGCCGGCGGATAAGGCGAAAGACGGCAAGCGGAAGGCGCGGCAACGCCGCCAAGCCTCGAGCCGCGACGCCGCTAAAAAATCCTAA
- the queF gene encoding preQ(1) synthase yields MSTQPSKELEVFDNPQPERDYTIRIDMPEFTCLCPKTGQPDFATILLEYVPDARCVELKSLKMYIWSYRDEGAFHEAVTNQILADLVYATQPRYMRVTAKFNVRGGIYTTVVADYRHPAWQPQPLVALP; encoded by the coding sequence ATGTCCACCCAACCCAGCAAAGAACTGGAAGTTTTCGACAACCCGCAGCCGGAACGCGACTACACCATCCGCATCGACATGCCGGAATTCACCTGTCTTTGCCCCAAGACCGGCCAGCCGGATTTCGCCACCATCCTGCTGGAATACGTGCCGGACGCCCGTTGCGTGGAACTGAAATCCCTCAAGATGTACATCTGGTCCTACCGCGATGAAGGCGCTTTCCACGAAGCGGTCACCAACCAGATCCTCGCCGACCTGGTTTACGCCACCCAACCGCGCTACATGCGCGTCACGGCGAAGTTCAACGTGCGCGGCGGCATTTACACCACGGTGGTGGCGGATTACAGGCATCCGGCTTGGCAACCGCAACCCTTGGTCGCCCTGCCCTAA
- the smc gene encoding chromosome segregation protein SMC — protein MRLEKVKLAGFKSFVDPTVLPLPSNLVGIVGPNGCGKSNLIDAVRWVMGESSAKHLRGESMSDVVFNGSSTRKPVSMASVELVFDNSEGDAPGEFADYAQISVKRQVTRDGQSAYFLNNTRCRRKDITDIFLGTGLGPRSYAIIEQGTISRLIEAKPEEMRGFIEEAAGISKYKERRHETEIRMRHTRENLDRLNDLREEITKQLANLQRQANKAEKYLALRDEERRYRRELLALRWRQYDQACQAQQQTIAGYVEELSQQGETGRELDLSQELRRKEHAQLQHGLERTQGRFYGISADISRLEQSIRGTEQSRAEMQRELQRLEAESEKAARDLADDQGQMENVREELLRLELECREAEAREEEANGLREDAARHHQESQHRRDAAKGESARHGQQAEVQRTRLRHLGDDAGRLQSRRQRLEAERGELAANLDQEGLEELQQEVAELELRRADAREAIQELEETLQNGRAQLKAMRDELHAARNELQQVNGRVASQETLQQHAMGKDNGPLQRWLEQSGLAAAPRLAECLEVRPGWETAVEKVLDRHLQAVCVDDFGGAVSHLEQLQGQSLALVATAAPAQSAAARSASSLAEQVTSPWALEGLLGSVYCAPDLAAAEAMAEKLASHESVITPDGVRLGDRWLLVQREKDERSGVLQREKELRALRERQQALNGCCAECETRIAELEQTRRDQETRRGELQQSEQALASTLNKRSSELAAARIRLEQAQKRLRQLDEELAEITEAQRHNGEEKAEAELMLAQAEEGLAEHQARLASAENEVNAARDQLQAAEQQSRSARETLHALRARRGTLTSSQELTAKHLERLREHSRQAAERITELRQRLEGSEAPMRDEREQLAELKEQRAAVEAELAQSRRALEEADAQLRKLAEQRSRVEQDSSRLREKLEKARVEVQSILVRRQTQQEQLAEADENLETVLEQLTEEAEEGRWQARLTALQEDIQRLGAINLTAVEEHQAQSERAAFLEQQYVDLSESLATLEEAIEKIDQECRSRFKETFDKVNAGMQKKFPTLFGGGTAYLELHDQDLLNSGVTIMARPPGKRNSSIHLLSGGEKALTAVALVFSIFELNPAPFCLLDEVDAPLDEANVGRFSRLVKEMSEAVQFIFITHNKGAMEIAEQLAGVTMKEPGVSRIVAVDIDKAVELAGA, from the coding sequence ATGCGGCTGGAAAAAGTCAAACTCGCCGGATTCAAGTCCTTCGTCGATCCCACGGTGCTGCCCCTGCCCAGCAATCTGGTGGGCATCGTCGGGCCGAACGGTTGCGGCAAGTCGAATCTCATCGACGCGGTGCGCTGGGTGATGGGCGAAAGCTCGGCCAAGCATTTGCGCGGCGAGTCCATGAGCGACGTGGTGTTCAACGGCTCGTCCACCCGCAAACCGGTGAGCATGGCCTCGGTGGAACTGGTGTTCGACAACAGCGAGGGCGATGCGCCGGGCGAATTCGCCGATTACGCGCAGATTTCCGTCAAGCGCCAGGTGACGCGGGACGGCCAGTCGGCCTATTTCCTCAACAACACCCGCTGCCGCCGCAAGGACATCACCGACATCTTCCTCGGCACCGGCCTCGGCCCGCGCAGCTACGCCATCATCGAGCAGGGCACCATTTCCCGCCTCATCGAGGCCAAGCCGGAGGAAATGCGCGGCTTCATCGAGGAGGCCGCCGGCATCTCCAAATACAAGGAGCGGCGCCACGAGACCGAAATCCGCATGCGCCACACGCGGGAAAACCTGGACCGTCTCAACGATCTGCGCGAAGAAATCACCAAGCAGCTGGCCAATCTGCAACGCCAGGCCAACAAGGCGGAAAAATACCTGGCACTGCGCGACGAGGAGCGCCGCTACCGCCGCGAACTGTTGGCGCTGCGCTGGCGGCAATACGATCAAGCTTGCCAAGCGCAGCAGCAAACCATCGCCGGTTATGTGGAGGAGTTGTCGCAGCAAGGGGAAACCGGCCGCGAACTGGACCTGTCGCAGGAATTGCGCCGCAAGGAACACGCCCAGTTGCAGCACGGGTTGGAACGCACCCAGGGGCGCTTTTACGGCATCAGCGCCGACATCAGCCGTTTGGAGCAATCCATCCGCGGGACCGAGCAGAGTCGCGCCGAAATGCAGCGGGAGCTGCAACGGCTGGAGGCCGAATCGGAAAAAGCCGCCCGCGATCTGGCCGACGACCAGGGCCAGATGGAAAACGTGCGGGAGGAATTGCTGCGCTTGGAGCTGGAATGCCGCGAAGCGGAGGCCCGCGAGGAGGAGGCCAACGGCCTGCGCGAAGACGCCGCGCGCCATCACCAGGAAAGCCAGCACCGGCGCGATGCCGCCAAGGGCGAGTCGGCCCGCCACGGCCAGCAGGCGGAAGTGCAACGCACCCGTCTGCGCCATTTGGGGGACGACGCCGGCCGCTTGCAATCCCGCCGGCAGCGCCTGGAGGCGGAACGGGGCGAGCTGGCCGCCAACCTGGACCAGGAAGGTCTGGAGGAGTTGCAGCAGGAAGTGGCCGAGTTGGAACTGCGCCGCGCCGATGCGCGGGAGGCGATCCAGGAGCTGGAGGAGACCTTGCAGAACGGCCGCGCGCAGCTCAAGGCCATGCGCGACGAACTGCACGCCGCCCGCAACGAATTGCAGCAAGTCAACGGCCGCGTGGCCTCCCAGGAAACCTTGCAGCAACACGCCATGGGCAAGGATAACGGGCCGTTGCAGCGCTGGCTGGAGCAATCCGGCTTGGCCGCCGCGCCGCGTTTGGCGGAGTGCCTGGAGGTTCGGCCCGGCTGGGAAACCGCCGTGGAAAAAGTGCTGGATCGCCATTTGCAAGCCGTATGCGTCGACGATTTCGGCGGCGCCGTTTCCCACCTGGAACAACTGCAGGGGCAGTCCTTGGCGTTGGTGGCGACCGCGGCGCCCGCCCAGTCCGCCGCTGCTCGGTCGGCCTCGAGCTTGGCGGAACAGGTGACGTCGCCCTGGGCGCTGGAAGGGCTGTTGGGTAGCGTTTATTGCGCGCCGGACCTGGCCGCGGCGGAAGCCATGGCGGAAAAACTCGCCAGCCACGAGTCGGTGATCACCCCGGACGGCGTGCGCCTTGGCGACCGTTGGCTGTTGGTGCAGCGGGAAAAGGACGAGCGCAGCGGCGTATTGCAGCGAGAAAAAGAATTACGCGCCCTGCGCGAACGGCAGCAAGCCTTGAACGGCTGTTGCGCCGAATGCGAAACGCGCATCGCCGAGTTGGAGCAGACCCGCCGCGACCAGGAAACGCGCCGGGGCGAGTTGCAGCAAAGCGAACAAGCGCTGGCGTCCACCCTGAACAAACGCTCCTCCGAACTGGCGGCGGCCCGCATTCGCCTGGAACAGGCGCAAAAACGCCTGCGCCAGCTGGACGAGGAACTGGCGGAAATCACGGAAGCCCAGCGCCACAACGGCGAGGAAAAAGCCGAGGCGGAACTGATGCTGGCCCAGGCGGAGGAAGGGTTGGCGGAACATCAGGCGCGGTTGGCCAGCGCCGAGAACGAGGTCAACGCGGCCCGCGACCAATTGCAGGCGGCGGAGCAGCAATCGCGCTCGGCGCGGGAGACGCTGCACGCCTTGCGCGCCCGGCGCGGCACGCTGACCTCGTCGCAAGAACTTACCGCCAAGCACCTGGAGCGCTTGCGCGAGCATAGCCGCCAAGCGGCCGAACGCATCACCGAGCTGCGCCAGCGCCTGGAGGGCAGCGAAGCGCCCATGCGCGACGAACGGGAGCAACTGGCCGAGCTCAAGGAGCAGCGCGCCGCGGTGGAGGCGGAACTGGCGCAATCCCGGCGCGCCCTGGAGGAGGCTGACGCGCAGTTGCGCAAGCTGGCAGAACAGCGCAGCCGGGTGGAGCAAGACAGCAGCCGCTTGCGGGAAAAGCTGGAGAAAGCCCGGGTGGAAGTGCAATCCATCCTGGTGCGCCGCCAAACCCAGCAGGAGCAGCTGGCCGAGGCGGACGAGAATCTGGAAACGGTGCTGGAACAACTGACCGAAGAGGCGGAAGAGGGCCGTTGGCAGGCCCGTTTGACGGCGTTGCAGGAGGATATCCAGCGGCTGGGCGCCATCAACCTGACGGCGGTGGAGGAGCACCAGGCGCAAAGCGAGCGGGCCGCGTTCCTGGAGCAGCAGTACGTGGACCTGAGCGAGTCCCTGGCGACCCTGGAAGAGGCCATCGAAAAAATCGACCAGGAGTGCCGCAGCCGTTTCAAGGAGACCTTCGACAAGGTCAACGCCGGCATGCAGAAAAAGTTTCCCACGCTGTTCGGCGGCGGCACCGCCTATCTGGAATTACACGACCAGGATTTGCTCAACAGCGGCGTCACCATCATGGCCAGGCCGCCCGGTAAGCGAAACAGCTCCATTCATCTGCTGTCGGGTGGCGAAAAGGCGCTGACGGCGGTAGCCTTGGTGTTTTCCATCTTCGAATTGAACCCGGCGCCGTTCTGTTTGCTGGACGAAGTGGACGCTCCTTTGGACGAAGCCAACGTGGGACGCTTTTCACGATTGGTCAAAGAAATGTCTGAAGCGGTACAATTCATTTTCATTACCCATAACAAGGGTGCCATGGAGATCGCCGAACAGTTGGCCGGCGTCACCATGAAAGAACCGGGCGTGTCCCGTATTGTTGCGGTCGACATAGATAAAGCGGTGGAGCTGGCGGGGGCTTGA
- a CDS encoding cell division protein ZipA C-terminal FtsZ-binding domain-containing protein — protein sequence MDRTTVRIILSIIGVLVIVGVYLWDRYHEKIRAWWGDMLSGRDYVDEFGGEDEAAYDDYLDDEDVPPAQGAGHSAWNSAAAPTARPIRPKMVAPAVVQLSVVAAEEGFFSGSELMDAFHYVGLRYGDMGIFHLYDDSNAIHFSVASIVEPGTFPVNNMTDFRCPGVVLFFQVDQVAEPLETFDRLVSCCHELAIRLNGVEWDADREPLTTGSIAALRNALA from the coding sequence ATGGATAGAACCACGGTTCGGATCATATTATCGATAATCGGCGTTTTGGTGATCGTCGGCGTTTACCTGTGGGATCGCTACCACGAAAAAATTCGCGCCTGGTGGGGCGATATGCTGAGCGGACGCGATTACGTGGACGAGTTCGGCGGCGAAGACGAGGCGGCTTACGACGACTATTTGGACGACGAGGACGTGCCCCCGGCGCAGGGCGCTGGCCATTCCGCTTGGAACAGTGCCGCCGCGCCGACGGCCAGGCCGATTCGCCCCAAGATGGTGGCTCCGGCGGTGGTGCAGTTGAGCGTGGTGGCGGCCGAGGAAGGTTTCTTCTCCGGCAGCGAGCTGATGGATGCCTTCCATTACGTGGGACTGCGCTACGGCGATATGGGCATTTTTCACTTGTACGACGACAGCAACGCCATCCATTTCAGCGTCGCCAGCATCGTCGAGCCCGGCACTTTCCCCGTCAACAATATGACGGACTTCCGCTGTCCCGGCGTGGTGTTGTTTTTCCAAGTCGACCAAGTCGCCGAGCCGCTGGAAACCTTCGACAGGCTGGTGTCCTGCTGCCACGAACTGGCGATCCGCTTGAACGGCGTGGAATGGGACGCCGATCGCGAACCGTTGACCACCGGAAGCATCGCGGCGCTGCGCAACGCTTTGGCTTGA
- the ligA gene encoding NAD-dependent DNA ligase LigA — protein sequence MSVPQDAADRAAALREQLDFHNRQYYQLDAPLISDAEYDALLRELQALEGRYPQLICPESPTQRVGAAPLDAFAAVAHEVPMLSLDNAFDDEELAAFDRRLRERLGVDSVEYAAEPKLDGLAVSLVYESGLLARAATRGDGYTGENITANVRTIRGIPLKLLGAGWPQRFEVRGEVFMPKKGFEALNARAQQNGEKVFVNPRNAAAGSLRQLDPGVTASRPLRFYCYGHGVFPAEALPSRHHELMELFGRWGLPVSPELRVVEGVEACHETYRRLQSKRPDLDYDIDGVVFKCNRFDWQELAGFVARAPRWAVARKFPAEEATTRVVAIDVQVGRTGALTPVARLEPVFVGGVTVTNATLHNADEVQRKDVRVGDTVVVSRAGDVIPKVDRVLLEARPADAQPFVMPDRCPVCDSGVVAVEGEAILRCGGGLYCPAQHKESVKHFASRRAMDIDGLGDKLVDQLLDQGRIKTVADLYLLAVEDLASLERMGEKSAENLVRAIEKSKRTTLARFLYALGIREVGEATAQTLAGHFHTLDALMAADEAALQTAPDVGPAVAGQIVAFFAQAHNREVIAALRAAGVHWTEGVPEGVGERPLLGQIFVLTGTLESMTRDEAKDKLLALGAKVAGSVSKKTNYVVAGSEAGSKLVKAEALGVEILSETAFLALLAR from the coding sequence GTGTCCGTCCCCCAGGACGCGGCGGATCGCGCCGCGGCGTTGCGCGAGCAACTCGATTTCCACAATCGCCAGTATTATCAACTCGACGCGCCGCTGATCAGCGACGCCGAATACGATGCCCTGCTGCGCGAACTGCAAGCGCTGGAAGGGCGATACCCCCAGCTGATTTGCCCCGAATCCCCCACCCAGCGGGTCGGCGCGGCGCCGTTGGACGCCTTCGCGGCCGTGGCCCACGAAGTGCCGATGTTGTCGTTGGACAACGCTTTCGACGACGAGGAATTGGCCGCCTTCGACCGGCGGCTGCGCGAGCGTTTGGGCGTGGATAGCGTGGAATACGCCGCTGAGCCCAAGCTGGACGGCCTGGCGGTGAGCCTGGTCTACGAGTCCGGCCTGCTGGCGCGCGCCGCTACCCGCGGCGACGGCTACACCGGCGAGAACATCACCGCCAACGTGCGCACCATCCGCGGCATACCCCTCAAGCTGCTGGGCGCGGGCTGGCCGCAGCGCTTCGAAGTGCGCGGCGAAGTGTTCATGCCGAAGAAGGGCTTCGAGGCCCTCAACGCCCGTGCCCAGCAAAACGGCGAAAAGGTGTTCGTCAATCCGCGCAATGCCGCCGCCGGCAGCCTGCGCCAGCTCGACCCCGGCGTAACGGCCAGCCGCCCCCTGCGCTTTTATTGCTACGGCCACGGCGTTTTCCCGGCCGAGGCTTTGCCTTCCCGTCACCACGAGCTGATGGAACTGTTCGGTCGTTGGGGTTTGCCCGTATCGCCGGAATTGCGGGTGGTGGAGGGCGTGGAGGCCTGCCACGAAACATACCGCCGCCTGCAATCCAAGCGTCCCGACCTGGATTACGACATCGACGGCGTTGTGTTCAAATGCAACCGCTTCGATTGGCAGGAGCTCGCCGGCTTCGTGGCGCGTGCGCCGCGCTGGGCCGTCGCCCGCAAATTTCCGGCGGAGGAGGCCACCACCCGCGTCGTCGCCATCGACGTGCAAGTGGGGCGCACGGGCGCCCTGACGCCCGTGGCGCGGCTGGAGCCGGTGTTCGTCGGCGGCGTCACCGTCACCAACGCCACGCTGCACAACGCCGACGAAGTTCAACGCAAGGACGTCAGGGTAGGGGATACCGTGGTGGTCAGCCGTGCCGGCGACGTGATTCCCAAGGTGGATCGCGTGTTGCTGGAAGCGCGGCCGGCCGACGCGCAGCCTTTCGTCATGCCGGATCGCTGCCCCGTTTGCGATTCGGGGGTGGTGGCGGTCGAGGGCGAGGCGATATTGCGCTGCGGCGGCGGTCTGTACTGTCCGGCGCAACACAAGGAGTCGGTCAAACATTTCGCCAGCCGTCGCGCCATGGACATCGACGGGCTGGGCGATAAGCTGGTGGATCAGTTGTTGGACCAGGGCCGCATCAAGACCGTGGCCGATCTTTACCTCCTTGCCGTGGAGGATCTGGCCAGCTTGGAGCGCATGGGGGAAAAGTCGGCGGAGAACCTCGTTCGCGCCATCGAGAAAAGCAAGCGCACGACTTTGGCGCGTTTCCTCTACGCCCTGGGAATCCGCGAGGTGGGCGAGGCCACGGCGCAAACCTTGGCGGGCCATTTCCACACGTTGGACGCCCTGATGGCGGCGGACGAGGCCGCGCTGCAGACGGCGCCGGACGTGGGGCCGGCCGTGGCGGGACAAATCGTGGCGTTTTTCGCCCAAGCGCACAATCGCGAAGTGATCGCCGCCTTGCGCGCGGCCGGCGTGCATTGGACGGAAGGGGTGCCGGAGGGCGTGGGCGAGCGGCCGTTGCTGGGCCAGATCTTCGTCTTGACCGGCACGCTGGAGTCCATGACCCGCGACGAGGCCAAGGATAAGCTGCTGGCCTTGGGAGCCAAGGTGGCCGGCAGCGTTTCGAAAAAAACCAATTACGTCGTGGCCGGCAGCGAGGCCGGTTCCAAGCTGGTCAAGGCCGAAGCGCTGGGCGTCGAAATACTGAGCGAGACGGCGTTCTTGGCGTTATTAGCTCGCTGA
- a CDS encoding response regulator has translation MRPGPARPPGSSAAAGYANTAHTKGLMYPQALRILVVDDNPLNRDLVRLQLEEFGFAVETVCNGEEALLALTASPYKLVLMDLHMPVLGGRETIRRLRATDGANRDVPVIALTAQTCGSDRETLKVEGFNGVLYKPLEMDELAQTLAVFYPEAMSAANQAAAAQPGTWPCLLRRANGSVALAQLLLTRLMEELPRQMALIMQALDSGQREKALESAHKLHGSAAYFDLNDIKAAADTLERLLIAQVKIGEQAACNRLAAAIDAFLLQRDAIMAEAALASAS, from the coding sequence ATGCGGCCAGGCCCTGCCCGGCCTCCCGGCTCGAGCGCTGCCGCAGGCTATGCAAACACGGCTCATACGAAAGGACTCATGTACCCTCAAGCGCTCCGCATATTGGTAGTCGACGATAACCCCTTGAATCGCGACCTGGTGCGCCTCCAGCTGGAGGAGTTCGGCTTCGCGGTGGAAACCGTCTGCAACGGCGAGGAAGCCTTGCTCGCCTTGACGGCCTCCCCTTACAAACTCGTTTTGATGGACTTGCACATGCCGGTGCTCGGCGGCAGGGAAACGATACGTCGCCTGCGAGCCACGGACGGAGCCAATCGGGACGTGCCGGTCATCGCCCTGACGGCGCAAACCTGCGGTTCGGATCGCGAGACGCTGAAAGTCGAAGGTTTCAACGGCGTCTTGTACAAGCCGTTGGAAATGGACGAACTGGCGCAAACACTGGCGGTTTTCTATCCGGAAGCCATGTCGGCCGCCAACCAGGCCGCCGCAGCGCAACCCGGCACCTGGCCCTGCCTGCTGCGGCGCGCCAACGGCAGCGTCGCCCTAGCCCAATTGCTGCTCACCCGGCTGATGGAAGAACTGCCCCGGCAAATGGCGTTGATAATGCAGGCCCTGGATAGCGGCCAGCGGGAAAAAGCCTTGGAATCGGCCCACAAGCTGCACGGCTCCGCCGCCTATTTCGATTTGAACGACATCAAAGCGGCTGCGGATACCCTGGAACGCCTGCTCATCGCCCAAGTCAAAATCGGCGAGCAAGCCGCCTGCAATCGCTTGGCCGCCGCCATCGACGCATTCTTGCTGCAACGGGACGCCATCATGGCCGAAGCGGCCCTGGCTTCAGCGAGCTAA
- a CDS encoding carbohydrate ABC transporter permease, which produces MWRWMQTLLVNGALLLGAALTLFPLLWMLSVSLMPAMDSTQIPPPLLPDSPTLEHYKVLFERLKLGRYVLNSVGVALAVTALSLLLNSMAGYAFAKLRFPGREWIFQALVASMVLPAQIAMLPLFLMLKQFGLVNSYGGLIVPGMASIFGIFLIRQYALSIPNSLLDAARVDGAGEFRIYWSVVLPLLKPILVTLAIFTFLGCWNDFMWPLILLADQDLYTLPVALANLMGEHAQDTEMMMAGSVLTIAPVLLMFLLLQKYYIDGLMLGGVKE; this is translated from the coding sequence ATGTGGCGCTGGATGCAAACCCTGCTGGTCAACGGCGCCCTGCTGCTGGGCGCCGCGTTGACGTTGTTTCCCTTGTTGTGGATGCTGTCCGTGTCCTTGATGCCGGCCATGGACTCCACCCAGATTCCGCCGCCGCTGCTGCCGGACAGCCCGACGCTGGAACACTACAAGGTGTTGTTCGAGCGCCTGAAATTGGGGCGCTATGTGCTCAACAGCGTCGGAGTCGCCCTGGCGGTGACAGCGCTGTCGCTGCTGCTCAACTCCATGGCCGGCTATGCCTTCGCCAAATTGAGATTTCCCGGCCGGGAATGGATATTCCAGGCCCTGGTGGCGTCCATGGTGCTGCCGGCCCAAATCGCCATGCTGCCTTTGTTCCTCATGCTCAAGCAATTCGGACTGGTGAATAGTTACGGCGGCTTGATCGTGCCCGGCATGGCCAGTATTTTCGGCATATTCCTCATCCGCCAATACGCGCTGTCCATCCCCAACAGCCTGCTGGACGCGGCCCGGGTCGACGGCGCCGGCGAATTCCGCATTTATTGGTCGGTCGTGTTGCCGCTGCTCAAACCCATTCTGGTGACCTTGGCGATTTTCACATTCCTTGGCTGTTGGAACGACTTCATGTGGCCGCTGATCCTGCTGGCCGACCAGGACTTGTACACCCTGCCGGTGGCGCTGGCGAACCTCATGGGCGAACACGCCCAGGATACGGAAATGATGATGGCGGGTTCGGTGTTGACCATCGCCCCGGTGCTGCTGATGTTTTTGTTGCTGCAGAAGTACTACATCGACGGCCTGATGCTGGGAGGAGTGAAAGAATAA
- a CDS encoding carbohydrate ABC transporter permease, whose product MPYSSPQQDNLAQRRVAFWFVAPALALIVLFFFLPVLVGLLLSVTDFDIYALADAQQSRYVGLENYRRLLEAPLFWTALKNTLYFVAVGGPLSLAVSLIAALLVNHPLACCKPLFRSALFLPVVTTLVAMAVVWRYLYHPRYGFLNYALSWFGVSPIDWLGDPDWAMPAIMLLAIWKNFGFNMIIFVAGLQNIPSRLYEAAALDGAGEWQQFRHITLPLLAPTFLFVTVVTLIGYFQLFGEPYVMTQGGPSNATLSVVLLMFQEGFKWWNMGFAAAVAVVLFVLILAGTWLQLRLRRT is encoded by the coding sequence GTGCCGTATTCCAGTCCCCAACAGGACAATCTAGCCCAGCGCCGCGTCGCGTTTTGGTTCGTGGCGCCGGCGCTGGCGCTGATCGTGCTGTTCTTTTTTCTGCCGGTGCTGGTCGGGCTGTTGCTGAGCGTAACGGATTTCGATATCTATGCCCTGGCGGATGCGCAACAATCCCGCTACGTGGGCTTGGAAAACTACCGGCGATTGCTGGAAGCGCCGCTGTTCTGGACCGCGCTGAAAAACACGCTGTATTTCGTGGCGGTGGGCGGCCCCCTCTCCCTGGCGGTGTCCTTGATCGCAGCCTTGCTGGTGAACCATCCGCTGGCTTGCTGCAAGCCGCTGTTCCGCTCGGCGCTGTTCTTGCCGGTGGTGACGACCTTGGTAGCCATGGCGGTGGTGTGGCGTTATTTGTACCATCCTCGCTACGGCTTTCTCAATTACGCCCTGAGCTGGTTCGGCGTGTCTCCGATCGACTGGCTGGGCGATCCCGACTGGGCCATGCCGGCCATCATGCTGCTGGCCATTTGGAAAAACTTCGGCTTCAACATGATCATTTTCGTCGCCGGCCTGCAGAATATTCCCTCGCGCCTTTATGAGGCCGCCGCCCTCGACGGCGCCGGCGAATGGCAGCAATTCCGCCACATCACCCTCCCCCTGCTGGCGCCCACTTTTTTGTTCGTGACCGTGGTGACGCTGATCGGCTATTTCCAGCTGTTCGGCGAACCTTACGTGATGACCCAGGGGGGTCCCAGCAACGCCACTCTGAGCGTGGTGCTGCTCATGTTCCAGGAAGGCTTCAAATGGTGGAACATGGGCTTCGCGGCGGCGGTGGCGGTGGTACTGTTCGTGCTGATCCTGGCCGGCACCTGGCTGCAATTGCGCTTGAGGCGAACCTGA